In the Rhizophagus irregularis chromosome 8, complete sequence genome, one interval contains:
- a CDS encoding uncharacterized protein (SECRETED:cutsite_SDS-NA; SECRETED:prob_0.2534); SECRETED:SignalP(1-34), which translates to MQNPKCQPFLWAFRGRGVFFFFLWIWIGYDVSDSNAFAVYDQYGMHPQYSQFCPDYGAGYPGSLLSKGIDRNAKRSINESNKRSLIVIEDTTSTSDNVEIYNDPPRDTQTSRYHIPTQESGFDLPLPE; encoded by the exons ATGCAAAATCCAAA atgtcAGCCTTTTCTTTGGGCTTTTCGAGGCAGGggtgtattttttttcttcctttgGATTTGGATCG GTTATGATGTTAGTGATTCTAACGCTTTTGCCGTGTATGATCAATATGGAATGCATCCACAATATTCCCAATTCTGTCCTGATTATGGTGCTGGTTATCCTGGATCACTCCTCTCCAAG GGAATCGATCGCAATGCTAAACGTTCGATAAATGAATCAAATAAGAGATCTTTGATAGTCATTGAAGATACAACGTCTACTTCCGATAATGTAGAGATATACAATGATCCACCAAGGGACACACAAACTTCACGATATCATATCCCTACACAAGAGAGCGGTTTTGATTTGCCCTTACCAGAATGA